A window of Candidatus Latescibacterota bacterium contains these coding sequences:
- a CDS encoding type VI secretion system contractile sheath small subunit, which produces ESTEGEPINADFKIKAMKDFTPKELIENNDHLSTTYYSKEILADLDKQLKKNNALKKTLSDAEKKAALLKAAQYYIDLLTE; this is translated from the coding sequence TGGAATCGACGGAAGGTGAGCCGATCAACGCCGATTTCAAGATCAAGGCGATGAAAGATTTTACTCCGAAGGAACTGATCGAGAACAACGACCATCTGTCGACGACCTACTACAGCAAAGAGATCCTGGCAGATCTCGACAAACAGCTCAAGAAGAACAATGCCCTCAAAAAGACTCTTTCGGACGCGGAGAAGAAAGCAGCTCTTTTGAAAGCGGCACAGTACTATATCGATCTGTTAACCGAATAA